From a region of the Ketobacter sp. MCCC 1A13808 genome:
- a CDS encoding SpoVR family protein: protein MTEQNPISTGSDWTFELVQEYDREIGRIAEGFGLDTYPNQIEIISAEQMLDAYSSVGMPVGYNHWSYGKHFVSNEQHYRRGQMGLAYEIVINSDPCIAYLMEENTMTMQALVIAHACYGHNSFFKGNYLFKTWTDATSIIDYLVFAKNYIMKCEERYGVDEVEAVLDSCHALMNYGVDRYKRPYPISAEKERQRQQEREEYLQKQVNELWKTIPLMGGKKSKLSTKRFPEEPQENLLYFIEKNAPLLEPWQREIVRIVRKIAQYFYPQRQTQVMNEGWATFWHYTLLNKLYEEGRVTDGFMLEFLQSHTSVVFQPSFDSRMYSGINPYALGFNMMQDIRRICENPTQEDKKWFPDIAGSDWNKTLHFAMQNFKDESFVQQFMSPRIIREFKFFSILDDDKERDLEITAIHDDPGYRDIRESLSKQYNLSMNEPNIQVYNVNVRGDRSLTLRHVRHNRRPLDEESAQEVLKHLRRLWKFDVVIESVQGDEVMETFKCGSEGIEVNSIHDDEPGLIQKV, encoded by the coding sequence ATGACTGAACAAAACCCCATATCGACAGGGTCCGACTGGACGTTTGAACTGGTTCAGGAATACGATCGGGAAATCGGACGTATCGCTGAAGGATTCGGCCTCGACACCTACCCCAACCAGATCGAAATCATATCGGCTGAGCAGATGCTGGATGCCTATTCGTCAGTCGGTATGCCAGTGGGTTACAACCATTGGTCCTATGGTAAGCACTTTGTTTCCAACGAGCAGCATTACCGCCGGGGACAAATGGGTCTGGCCTATGAAATCGTTATCAACTCCGACCCCTGCATCGCCTATCTGATGGAAGAAAACACCATGACCATGCAGGCTCTGGTGATCGCCCATGCCTGCTATGGTCACAACTCTTTCTTCAAAGGTAATTACCTTTTTAAAACCTGGACCGACGCGACCTCTATCATTGACTATCTGGTGTTTGCCAAAAACTACATCATGAAATGTGAGGAACGCTACGGTGTCGATGAAGTGGAAGCGGTACTGGATTCTTGCCATGCGTTAATGAACTATGGTGTCGATCGGTATAAACGCCCTTATCCCATTTCCGCCGAAAAAGAACGTCAGCGGCAGCAGGAACGCGAGGAATACTTACAAAAGCAAGTCAACGAATTATGGAAAACCATCCCTTTAATGGGGGGCAAAAAGAGCAAACTCAGCACCAAGCGCTTCCCCGAGGAACCCCAGGAAAACTTACTTTACTTCATTGAAAAAAATGCCCCGCTGCTGGAGCCCTGGCAACGGGAAATCGTGCGCATAGTCAGAAAAATTGCTCAGTACTTTTATCCCCAGCGCCAAACCCAGGTTATGAACGAGGGCTGGGCCACATTCTGGCATTACACCCTGCTCAACAAGCTCTATGAGGAAGGTCGGGTCACAGACGGGTTTATGCTCGAATTCTTACAATCCCATACGTCTGTCGTATTCCAACCGTCATTTGATAGCCGCATGTACAGCGGCATTAACCCCTATGCACTGGGGTTTAATATGATGCAGGATATTCGACGTATTTGTGAGAATCCGACACAGGAAGATAAAAAGTGGTTCCCGGATATCGCTGGCAGTGACTGGAATAAAACCCTGCATTTCGCGATGCAGAATTTCAAAGATGAAAGCTTTGTACAGCAATTTATGTCACCCCGGATCATCCGCGAGTTTAAATTTTTCTCCATTCTTGATGATGACAAGGAACGCGACCTGGAAATTACCGCCATCCACGATGATCCCGGCTACCGGGATATCCGCGAATCCCTGTCAAAGCAATACAATCTGTCCATGAACGAGCCCAATATTCAGGTTTATAACGTCAATGTACGCGGCGATCGCTCTTTAACCCTGCGCCACGTACGGCACAACCGGCGCCCCCTGGACGAAGAGTCGGCACAGGAAGTGTTGAAACACCTGCGACGCCTCTGGAAGTTTGATGTCGTCATTGAATCTGTTCAGGGCGATGAAGTTATGGAAACCTTCAAATGTGGCAGTGAAGGCATTGAAGTCAATTCCATACACGATGACGAGCCCGGCCTGATCCAAAAAGTCTGA
- a CDS encoding polysaccharide deacetylase family protein encodes MVMQCLSALLVLVNGLLIAVNSGPVQAQGDVRHGVILQYHHVSDSAPASTRVTPKAFRRHMEILKEDGFNVWPLARLVAFLQQDKALPDKTVVITIDDAYLDVYQNAAPILNEFGYPFTLFVSTDPVDQKLRGFMSWDQLRELQKQGAQLANHTQSHLHLLRKLEGESESEWLARIEGELKQSEARIAEETGANWKYFAYPYGEVNERLLKKIQEWGFLGFGQQSGAVDKALLNSGIAPRFPFNEHYVDEKAFRLKAASLPLPIAKESSEPIVWSKPAKPQLKLTLTAVNGALTCFASDQGEINVVKTADKEFTIQSDTAIPVGRSRYNCTMPVAGQQGRYHWYSKTWIRKRDDGSWYRE; translated from the coding sequence ATGGTCATGCAATGTTTATCTGCTTTGTTGGTTCTGGTGAACGGGTTGTTAATTGCGGTGAATAGCGGCCCGGTGCAGGCGCAAGGTGACGTCCGGCACGGGGTAATTCTGCAATATCATCACGTTTCGGATAGTGCACCGGCATCGACCCGTGTTACCCCGAAGGCGTTTCGGCGTCATATGGAAATTTTGAAAGAAGACGGTTTCAATGTCTGGCCGCTGGCCAGGTTAGTGGCATTTTTACAACAGGACAAAGCGCTGCCGGATAAAACGGTAGTGATCACCATCGATGACGCTTATCTGGATGTTTATCAAAATGCAGCCCCGATTTTAAACGAATTCGGCTACCCGTTTACTCTATTTGTCAGCACCGATCCGGTTGATCAAAAGCTGCGTGGATTTATGAGTTGGGATCAGTTGCGGGAGTTACAAAAGCAAGGTGCGCAGTTAGCCAATCACACCCAAAGCCATTTGCACCTGCTACGTAAATTGGAAGGGGAGTCCGAATCGGAGTGGCTCGCCCGTATTGAAGGTGAGCTCAAACAATCAGAGGCGCGTATAGCGGAAGAGACCGGCGCGAATTGGAAATATTTCGCTTACCCCTATGGCGAGGTCAACGAGCGGTTGCTGAAAAAAATCCAGGAGTGGGGTTTTCTGGGTTTCGGTCAACAGTCTGGGGCGGTGGATAAAGCGCTGTTGAACTCGGGTATTGCCCCGCGGTTCCCCTTCAATGAACACTATGTTGATGAAAAGGCATTCAGATTAAAGGCCGCTAGCCTGCCATTGCCGATAGCAAAAGAGAGCAGTGAGCCAATAGTTTGGAGCAAGCCGGCGAAGCCGCAACTTAAGCTCACCTTGACGGCGGTTAACGGCGCTCTGACCTGCTTTGCCAGTGACCAGGGTGAAATTAACGTCGTTAAAACCGCAGACAAAGAATTCACTATTCAGTCGGATACGGCCATCCCGGTAGGGCGCTCCCGTTATAACTGTACGATGCCGGTAGCAGGCCAGCAGGGCCGTTACCATTGGTATTCTAAAACCTGGATTCGTAAGCGCGATGACGGCAGCTGGTATCGGGAGTAA
- the hemE gene encoding uroporphyrinogen decarboxylase, translating to MSELKNDRFLRALMKQPVDVTPVWMMRQAGRYLPEYKATRAHAGDFLSLCKNAELACEVTLQPLERFELDAAILFSDILTIPDAMGLGLYFEEGEGPRFRKTIRSEQDVEQLTVPDASNELGYVMNAVRTIRSALSGRVPLIGFSGSPWTLATYMVEGGSSKDFRTIKRMMYSQPDVLHALLAKLADSVIDYLNQQILAGAQAVQIFDTWGGVLSSQHYQAFSLRYMKKIVDGLLKEHDGRAVPSILFTKNGGQWIEAIADTGCAAAGLDWTVELGDIRQRVGDKIALQGNMDPSVLYASPDSIRKEVARILESFGSGEGHVFNLGHGIALDADPDHAKVFVDAVHELSAQYHR from the coding sequence ATGTCTGAACTGAAAAACGATCGATTTTTGCGAGCCCTGATGAAACAACCGGTGGATGTCACTCCGGTCTGGATGATGCGACAGGCCGGTCGTTATCTTCCGGAATATAAGGCAACACGAGCCCACGCAGGGGATTTTCTGTCGCTGTGTAAAAATGCGGAATTGGCCTGTGAAGTCACGCTGCAACCGCTTGAGCGATTCGAGCTGGATGCGGCCATTTTGTTTTCGGACATCCTGACCATCCCGGATGCGATGGGATTGGGGTTGTATTTTGAAGAAGGGGAGGGCCCCCGTTTTCGCAAAACCATTCGCAGCGAGCAGGATGTCGAGCAATTGACGGTGCCTGACGCTTCCAACGAATTGGGCTACGTGATGAATGCGGTGCGCACCATCCGTTCTGCATTGTCTGGGCGCGTGCCTTTGATTGGATTTTCGGGCAGCCCGTGGACGTTGGCAACTTATATGGTTGAAGGGGGCTCCAGCAAAGACTTTCGCACCATCAAACGCATGATGTACTCGCAGCCGGATGTGCTGCACGCATTACTGGCGAAGCTGGCAGACAGCGTTATTGATTATCTGAATCAGCAAATTCTGGCCGGCGCCCAGGCCGTGCAGATTTTTGATACCTGGGGTGGTGTGTTGAGTAGCCAGCATTACCAGGCGTTTTCCCTGCGTTATATGAAAAAAATTGTCGACGGTTTGCTAAAAGAGCACGACGGTCGCGCGGTGCCCTCCATTCTGTTCACCAAAAACGGTGGCCAGTGGATAGAAGCGATCGCGGATACTGGCTGCGCTGCGGCCGGGCTGGACTGGACTGTTGAGCTGGGCGATATCAGGCAGAGAGTCGGCGACAAGATTGCACTGCAGGGCAACATGGACCCGTCGGTACTGTACGCCTCCCCTGATAGCATCCGTAAGGAGGTGGCACGAATACTGGAAAGCTTCGGTTCTGGAGAAGGCCACGTATTTAACCTGGGGCACGGTATCGCATTGGATGCAGACCCGGATCACGCCAAGGTGTTTGTGGATGCGGTGCATGAGCTAAGTGCCCAATACCATCGCTAA
- a CDS encoding PaaI family thioesterase, with protein MQFDIEKINELTTGSIPLAKFAGAEVIEFERGYVKMKLPYEQNCNHIGMMYAGSLFTIAELPGGSLFFSAFDVAKCYPIVTEMSIKFLKPAKTAVTVESRISEEEIERINREVEEKGKSVYILEQEIKDENGEICAVTTARYQARAHGR; from the coding sequence ATGCAATTTGATATTGAGAAAATAAACGAGCTGACTACCGGTTCCATTCCCCTGGCGAAATTCGCCGGCGCAGAGGTAATTGAGTTTGAACGGGGCTATGTGAAAATGAAGCTACCCTATGAACAAAATTGCAATCACATTGGCATGATGTACGCTGGCTCTTTGTTTACCATCGCTGAGCTACCGGGCGGCTCCCTGTTCTTCAGTGCCTTTGATGTCGCCAAGTGCTACCCGATTGTCACCGAGATGAGCATCAAGTTCCTGAAGCCTGCGAAAACCGCTGTCACGGTGGAATCCCGCATCAGCGAAGAAGAAATTGAGCGCATTAATCGCGAAGTAGAAGAAAAAGGAAAGTCCGTTTATATACTGGAACAGGAAATTAAAGATGAAAACGGAGAAATCTGCGCTGTGACCACTGCCCGCTACCAGGCACGGGCCCACGGACGATAA
- a CDS encoding FAD-dependent oxidoreductase — translation MAERLNNHFQFLDVSRQDPAKKEIGVRRSQYVEIYNPFQPEQSASQAHRCLECGNPYCEWKCPVHNFIPNWLKLISEGNILEAAELSHQTNTLPEVCGRVCPQDRLCEGACTLNDGFGAVTIGSVEKYITDTALAMGWRPDMSSVIATDKKVAIIGAGPAGLGCADVLVRNGVKPVVFDRNPEIGGLLTFGIPEFKLEKPVIQLRREVFEGMGIEFRLNTEIGKDIGMDDLLKEYDAVFMGMGTYTYMKGGFPGEDLEGVHEALTYLVSNVNRNMGFEKDPADFIDMSGKKVVVLGGGDTAMDCNRTSIRQGAEQVTCAYRRDEANMPGSRREVTNAREEGVEFLFNRQPIAIIGDNHRVQGVKVIETRLGEPDARGRRSPEPIPGSEQILPADAVIIAFGFRPSPQPWFDQSGVNIDDSGRVVALEQAEFPFQTSNPKVFAGGDMVRGSDLVVTAIWEGRKAAEGILDYLDV, via the coding sequence ATGGCAGAGCGTTTGAATAACCACTTCCAGTTTCTGGATGTATCCCGGCAAGATCCTGCCAAAAAGGAGATCGGGGTAAGGCGTTCTCAATATGTTGAGATCTATAATCCGTTTCAACCGGAGCAATCGGCGTCCCAGGCGCACCGTTGTCTTGAGTGCGGGAATCCCTATTGCGAATGGAAATGCCCGGTTCATAACTTTATCCCGAACTGGCTCAAGCTGATCTCGGAAGGGAATATTCTGGAGGCCGCGGAATTAAGCCATCAGACCAATACCTTGCCGGAAGTCTGTGGCCGTGTGTGCCCCCAGGATCGCTTATGTGAGGGCGCCTGTACGCTCAACGACGGTTTTGGTGCGGTGACGATTGGCTCGGTGGAAAAATACATCACCGATACTGCGCTGGCTATGGGTTGGCGGCCGGATATGTCGAGTGTCATTGCGACGGACAAAAAAGTGGCGATCATAGGGGCAGGTCCTGCCGGGCTGGGTTGTGCCGATGTGTTGGTGCGCAATGGTGTAAAACCGGTGGTGTTTGACCGTAATCCGGAAATCGGCGGCTTGCTCACCTTTGGCATTCCTGAGTTCAAACTGGAAAAGCCGGTGATTCAGTTGCGTCGCGAAGTATTCGAAGGCATGGGTATTGAATTTCGCCTAAATACGGAAATTGGCAAAGACATCGGCATGGACGACCTGCTGAAAGAATACGATGCCGTGTTTATGGGGATGGGTACTTATACTTATATGAAAGGCGGCTTTCCCGGCGAAGATCTGGAAGGTGTGCATGAAGCGCTGACCTACCTGGTGTCTAATGTGAACCGCAATATGGGGTTCGAAAAAGACCCGGCGGACTTTATTGATATGTCGGGTAAAAAAGTGGTGGTGTTAGGCGGCGGTGATACCGCGATGGATTGTAACCGTACTTCAATTCGGCAAGGCGCTGAGCAGGTAACCTGTGCTTACCGTCGCGATGAAGCCAATATGCCCGGTTCCCGCCGGGAGGTGACGAACGCCCGTGAAGAAGGGGTGGAGTTCCTGTTTAATCGCCAGCCAATTGCAATCATTGGGGATAATCATCGGGTACAGGGGGTTAAAGTCATTGAAACCCGGCTCGGAGAACCCGATGCCCGCGGCCGTCGTAGCCCCGAACCGATTCCTGGCTCAGAACAAATACTGCCGGCCGATGCGGTGATCATTGCCTTCGGGTTTCGTCCCAGTCCCCAGCCCTGGTTCGATCAGTCGGGAGTAAATATTGATGACAGCGGTCGCGTAGTGGCGCTTGAGCAAGCCGAATTTCCGTTCCAGACCAGTAATCCTAAAGTGTTTGCCGGGGGTGATATGGTTCGTGGATCAGATCTGGTGGTCACGGCAATCTGGGAAGGTCGCAAAGCCGCCGAGGGTATACTGGATTATCTGGACGTGTAA
- the gltB gene encoding glutamate synthase large subunit, producing the protein MKIQSGGLYHPDQFKDNCGFGLIAQMKGIASHELLQTAIEALTCMTHRGGIAADGKTGDGCGLLLQMPDKFYRAVAKEAFGKDLSKQFAVGMTFLSQDTAKAQHARTVLEDEVSRQSLEVVGWRKVPFDSSVCGRIAMESLPLIEQLFLNSDGISDTEINRRLFFARRRAEARLQEDEDFYIPSLSATVVSYKGLVMPADLPSFYKDLANPEMGTAICVFHQRFSTNTLPRWPLAQPFRYLAHNGEINTIMGNRNWSVARTPKFVSDLLPNLDEILPLVNRTGSDSSSLDNMLELLLAGGMDIYRAVRCMVPPAWQNVETMDADLRAFYEYNSMHMEPWDGPAGLVMTDGRHAICMLDRNGLRPARWVITKNGFITLASEIGVYSYKPDDVVAKGRVGPGQILVVDTETGELLHTDEVDQRLKSAQPYKQWLKENVIRIQDTLTDETRSIEQLDPAAIKTYQKLFQVTFEERDQVIRPMAESGQEAVGSMGDDTPMAVLSAKVRPLYDFFRQQFAQVTNPPIDPLREAVVMSLETCVGAERNVFEQTAEHADRAILTSPVLSHSKFQQLLSITREGYQVQRLSLNYDAAISLRQAVENICTQAEEAVRSGKVILVLSDRDIDEKKLPLPALMATGAVHHHLTGKGLRCDSNIIVETAGARDPHHFACLIGFGATAVYPYLAFDVICDLVRTGEILMDPIDAQKNFRKAIDKGLLKILSKMGISTVASYRGAQLFEAVGIAMDVVDTCFLGVQSRIQGAGFTDFENDAKLLSLDAWKARKPIAQGGILKYVHGGEYHAFNPDVIGALHKAVQSGDYEAYREYAVLTQDRPVAAIRDLLGLKTSAAGAIALDEVEPMESILPRFDSAGMSLGALSPEAHEAIATAMNRLGGRSNSGEGGEDPARFGTERVSKIKQVASGRFGVTPHYLVNAEVLQIKVAQGAKPGEGGQLPGGKVNELIARLRYSVPGVTLISPPPHHDIYSIEDLAQLIFDLKQVNPQALVSVKLVSEPGVGTIAAGVAKAYADLITISGYDGGTAASPLTSIRYAGSPWELGLSEAHQTLRGNDLRDKIRLQTDGGLKNGLDVVKAAILGAESFGFGTIPMIALGCKYLRICHLNNCATGVATQQDKLREEFFIGAPEMVMNFFRFVAQETREWMARLGVRTMAELVGRTDLLEMLEGITDKQKNLDLSPILSSSHVSDDKPQICAVASNAPFDKGELAERMVDTMLPAIDAKSGGEFDFGITNCDRSIGARLSGEIAKRHGNQGMADSPITIRFKGTAGQSFGVWNAGGLYMYLEGDANDYVGKGMTGGKLVVHPPKGSPFRSEETSIIGNTCLYGATGGKLFASGQAGERFGVRNSGAHAVVEGVGDHGCEYMTGGLITVLGETGYNFGAGMTGGFAYVLDEDKTFVDKYNHELVEIQRIHSEDMEGYRTHLVSVIEEFVAETGSDWGKQILDRFDDYVGQFWLVKPKAASIQRLLNSIRHRPE; encoded by the coding sequence ATGAAAATACAGAGTGGTGGGCTCTACCATCCTGACCAGTTTAAAGACAACTGTGGCTTTGGCTTAATTGCACAAATGAAGGGCATAGCCAGCCACGAATTATTGCAGACTGCGATTGAGGCACTCACGTGCATGACTCACCGCGGCGGAATTGCTGCCGATGGCAAAACCGGCGACGGCTGCGGGCTGTTGCTGCAGATGCCGGATAAGTTTTATCGCGCGGTTGCAAAAGAAGCCTTTGGTAAGGATCTGAGCAAGCAATTCGCGGTGGGAATGACGTTCCTATCTCAGGATACCGCTAAGGCGCAGCACGCCCGGACTGTGCTGGAAGACGAAGTTTCCAGGCAAAGCCTGGAGGTCGTGGGTTGGAGAAAAGTGCCGTTCGATAGCAGCGTGTGCGGACGCATCGCGATGGAGAGCCTGCCTTTAATAGAGCAGTTGTTCCTGAATTCCGACGGAATCTCGGATACCGAGATTAATCGCCGGCTCTTCTTTGCACGTCGTCGTGCAGAAGCCCGCTTGCAGGAAGACGAGGATTTTTATATCCCCAGCTTGTCTGCCACGGTCGTATCCTATAAAGGGCTGGTGATGCCGGCGGATCTGCCTTCCTTTTATAAAGATCTGGCAAACCCAGAAATGGGCACTGCGATTTGCGTGTTCCACCAGCGTTTTTCAACCAATACCCTGCCGCGCTGGCCTTTGGCGCAGCCGTTCCGCTATTTGGCGCACAATGGTGAAATCAACACCATCATGGGCAACCGCAACTGGTCGGTTGCGCGTACTCCCAAATTTGTATCTGATCTGTTACCGAATCTGGATGAAATCCTGCCCCTGGTAAACCGTACCGGTTCTGACTCCTCCAGTCTCGATAATATGCTGGAATTGTTATTGGCCGGTGGCATGGATATCTATCGTGCGGTGCGCTGCATGGTGCCGCCTGCCTGGCAGAACGTGGAAACCATGGATGCGGATTTACGCGCGTTCTATGAATACAATTCCATGCACATGGAGCCTTGGGATGGTCCGGCCGGTCTGGTAATGACCGACGGCCGTCACGCAATCTGTATGCTGGATCGCAACGGTCTGCGACCAGCCCGTTGGGTGATCACCAAAAACGGCTTTATTACGCTGGCGTCGGAGATCGGTGTCTACTCCTACAAGCCGGATGATGTGGTAGCCAAAGGCCGGGTCGGGCCGGGACAGATCCTGGTGGTGGACACGGAAACCGGAGAGCTGTTGCACACCGATGAAGTGGATCAGCGATTAAAGTCGGCGCAGCCCTACAAGCAATGGCTGAAAGAAAATGTGATCCGTATTCAGGACACGTTAACCGACGAGACCCGTTCCATTGAGCAGCTCGATCCGGCAGCCATAAAGACCTATCAGAAATTATTCCAGGTTACATTTGAAGAGCGTGATCAGGTTATTCGACCGATGGCGGAAAGTGGTCAGGAAGCAGTGGGTTCCATGGGCGATGACACGCCAATGGCGGTGTTGTCGGCCAAGGTTCGGCCGTTATACGATTTCTTCCGGCAGCAATTTGCCCAGGTAACCAACCCGCCAATTGACCCCTTAAGGGAAGCTGTGGTGATGTCTCTGGAAACCTGCGTGGGTGCAGAGCGCAATGTGTTTGAGCAAACGGCGGAGCATGCAGACCGGGCCATATTGACCTCGCCGGTGTTGTCGCACAGTAAGTTTCAGCAACTGCTGTCGATCACCCGTGAAGGATACCAGGTGCAGCGTTTGTCTCTGAACTACGATGCAGCGATCAGCTTGCGACAAGCGGTTGAAAATATCTGCACGCAAGCGGAAGAAGCCGTGCGCTCCGGTAAAGTTATTCTGGTGTTGAGCGACCGTGACATCGATGAGAAAAAACTCCCGTTGCCCGCGCTTATGGCGACCGGCGCGGTACATCACCACCTGACCGGCAAAGGTTTACGTTGCGATTCCAATATCATTGTGGAAACGGCGGGCGCCCGCGACCCTCATCACTTCGCCTGCCTGATCGGATTCGGCGCGACAGCGGTTTACCCCTATCTTGCTTTTGATGTGATCTGTGACTTGGTGCGTACCGGCGAGATCCTGATGGATCCAATCGACGCGCAGAAGAATTTTCGCAAGGCGATCGATAAAGGACTGCTGAAAATCCTTTCGAAAATGGGGATTTCAACCGTGGCGTCTTATCGTGGTGCGCAATTGTTTGAAGCGGTCGGTATTGCCATGGACGTCGTCGATACCTGTTTTCTCGGGGTGCAGAGTCGCATCCAGGGTGCGGGATTTACCGACTTTGAGAATGACGCCAAGCTGTTGTCGCTGGACGCCTGGAAAGCGCGCAAACCGATTGCACAGGGCGGTATTCTTAAGTACGTCCACGGCGGCGAATACCACGCCTTCAATCCGGATGTGATAGGCGCGTTACATAAAGCGGTTCAATCCGGCGACTACGAAGCTTATCGTGAATACGCCGTTCTGACTCAGGACCGGCCGGTTGCAGCGATTCGTGATCTGTTGGGTTTGAAAACCAGTGCCGCCGGCGCAATTGCTTTGGACGAAGTAGAGCCGATGGAATCCATATTACCGCGCTTCGATTCTGCCGGCATGTCTCTCGGTGCGTTGAGCCCGGAAGCTCACGAAGCCATTGCCACGGCCATGAACCGCTTGGGTGGGCGCAGTAACTCCGGTGAAGGCGGTGAAGATCCCGCACGCTTCGGTACCGAGCGCGTTTCCAAGATCAAGCAGGTTGCTTCCGGCCGCTTTGGTGTGACTCCGCATTATTTGGTGAATGCGGAAGTGCTGCAAATCAAAGTCGCGCAAGGGGCCAAGCCGGGTGAAGGGGGGCAATTACCCGGTGGCAAAGTGAATGAACTGATTGCCCGCCTGCGTTACTCGGTGCCGGGAGTGACATTGATTTCGCCGCCACCGCACCACGATATCTATTCAATTGAAGATTTGGCGCAGCTGATTTTCGATTTGAAACAGGTTAATCCCCAGGCGCTGGTGTCCGTTAAGCTAGTGTCTGAGCCCGGCGTAGGTACCATCGCAGCGGGTGTAGCCAAGGCCTATGCGGATTTGATTACCATATCCGGTTACGATGGCGGTACTGCCGCCAGCCCGCTCACGTCGATCCGTTACGCCGGCTCGCCTTGGGAGCTGGGTTTAAGTGAAGCGCACCAAACACTGCGTGGCAACGATCTGCGCGACAAAATCCGGCTGCAAACCGACGGCGGTCTGAAAAATGGGCTGGATGTGGTGAAAGCGGCTATCCTGGGTGCTGAAAGCTTCGGCTTTGGCACCATTCCGATGATTGCTTTAGGCTGTAAATACCTGCGTATATGCCACCTCAATAACTGCGCAACCGGTGTCGCCACGCAGCAGGATAAATTACGCGAAGAGTTTTTCATCGGTGCACCTGAAATGGTGATGAATTTCTTCCGCTTTGTGGCGCAGGAAACCCGCGAGTGGATGGCGCGCCTCGGCGTGCGGACTATGGCCGAACTGGTCGGCCGCACCGACCTGCTTGAAATGCTCGAAGGCATCACCGACAAACAGAAAAACCTGGATTTGTCACCCATTCTGTCCAGCAGTCACGTTTCCGATGACAAACCGCAAATCTGTGCCGTTGCCAGTAACGCTCCGTTTGATAAGGGCGAGTTGGCCGAGCGCATGGTTGACACGATGCTACCGGCGATCGATGCAAAAAGTGGTGGTGAATTTGATTTCGGTATCACCAACTGTGACCGCTCTATCGGTGCTCGGTTATCCGGTGAAATTGCCAAGCGTCATGGTAACCAGGGCATGGCTGATAGCCCGATCACTATTCGGTTCAAGGGCACGGCGGGGCAGAGTTTCGGCGTGTGGAATGCCGGTGGTCTGTACATGTACCTGGAAGGGGATGCCAATGATTATGTCGGCAAAGGCATGACCGGCGGTAAGTTGGTTGTTCATCCGCCTAAAGGCAGCCCGTTCCGCAGCGAGGAAACCTCCATTATTGGTAACACCTGTCTTTATGGGGCCACCGGTGGCAAACTGTTTGCTTCCGGCCAGGCAGGGGAGCGTTTCGGCGTACGTAACTCCGGAGCACACGCGGTTGTAGAAGGTGTCGGGGATCATGGTTGTGAATATATGACCGGCGGTCTGATCACCGTATTGGGCGAAACCGGCTATAACTTTGGCGCCGGGATGACCGGTGGCTTTGCTTATGTGTTGGATGAAGACAAAACCTTTGTCGACAAATATAACCATGAATTAGTTGAGATTCAGCGTATTCACAGCGAAGACATGGAAGGTTACCGAACCCATCTTGTGAGTGTCATCGAAGAGTTTGTAGCTGAAACCGGGAGTGACTGGGGCAAGCAAATCCTCGACCGGTTTGATGATTATGTAGGCCAGTTCTGGTTGGTGAAGCCCAAAGCAGCCAGTATCCAGCGTCTACTAAACAGCATCCGGCACCGTCCCGAATAA